Genomic segment of Hydrogenobacter sp.:
TTTTCCTTAGCTTGATGCGACGTTCTTCCTGTAGGTGTCAGTATGCACTTTTTGCCTTTAAAGAGATCCCTGACGCTATTTTCCACGCCTGATTTTTCTGTACCTGCGATAGGATGTCCTCCCACAAACCTTTCACCCAAATATTCCTCCATCATATAAACGAGGTGTCCTTTTACGCTTCCCATATCAGTTATTAAGCTTTTTGGAAGATCAAAGGAAGCAAGGGCTTTCCCAATACTTTTAAAAGCTCCTACAGGAGTTGCGAGAACTATCAGTTCAGGTTCAAAAGGTAGTAAATCTTCAAGATGCACACTCCCTTCATCAATGACTTTTAGGTATAAAGCTTTGGAGATAGCCTCAGGGTTTATGTCAAAACCAAAAACCTTACAATCGGCGTAGCGTTCCCTTAAAGCTAAGGCAAAGGATCCACCCATGAATCCCACACCTATTACGCATACTCTCTTAGGCATC
This window contains:
- a CDS encoding prephenate dehydrogenase/arogenate dehydrogenase family protein codes for the protein MPKRVCVIGVGFMGGSFALALRERYADCKVFGFDINPEAISKALYLKVIDEGSVHLEDLLPFEPELIVLATPVGAFKSIGKALASFDLPKSLITDMGSVKGHLVYMMEEYLGERFVGGHPIAGTEKSGVENSVRDLFKGKKCILTPTGRTSHQAKEKVKELWTDLGCFVEEMDPYLHDYVFGAVSHMPHAVAFALIDAIIKLSKDGVDLFEYPGGGFKDFTRIAMSDPIMWKDIFIENRENIIKAIDIFSESLKRLRDLIIDAKTKELTEYLREAKKQRERVK